The following proteins are co-located in the Frigidibacter mobilis genome:
- the nrdR gene encoding transcriptional regulator NrdR, with product MRCPFCGNVDTQVKDSRPAEDHVAIRRRRFCPACGGRFTTYERVQLRDLVVIKTSGKREEFDRTKLERSIRIAMQKRPIDPERIDQMISGIVRRLESLGETDIPSKAIGEIVMETLARIDTVAYVRFASVYKNFQAADDFDKFVSELRPSGAAEE from the coding sequence ATGCGCTGCCCGTTTTGCGGCAATGTCGATACCCAGGTGAAGGACAGCCGCCCGGCCGAGGACCATGTCGCCATCCGGCGGCGGCGGTTCTGCCCGGCCTGTGGCGGGCGCTTCACCACCTATGAACGGGTGCAGCTGCGCGACCTGGTGGTCATCAAGACCAGCGGCAAGCGCGAGGAGTTCGACCGCACCAAGCTGGAACGCTCGATCCGCATCGCCATGCAGAAGCGCCCGATCGACCCCGAGCGGATCGACCAGATGATTTCCGGCATCGTGCGGCGGCTGGAGAGCCTGGGCGAGACCGACATCCCCTCCAAGGCCATCGGCGAGATCGTGATGGAGACGCTGGCGCGGATCGACACCGTCGCCTATGTGCGCTTTGCCAGCGTTTACAAGAACTTCCAGGCCGCGGACGATTTCGACAAGTTCGTGTCCGAACTGCGCCCCTCTGGCGCCGCGGAAGAGTGA
- a CDS encoding type II toxin-antitoxin system Phd/YefM family antitoxin, producing MPMKTLSSTELRQTLSTVMDRVNDDHEPVIVTRATGKPVVMVSLEDWASMDETAYLLTSPENARRLRDGVAALNRGEGRPRDLIGE from the coding sequence ATGCCTATGAAAACCCTCTCCTCCACCGAACTCCGCCAGACCCTGTCCACCGTCATGGACCGCGTGAACGACGACCATGAGCCGGTCATCGTGACCCGCGCCACCGGCAAGCCTGTCGTTATGGTCAGCCTCGAGGACTGGGCGAGCATGGATGAGACGGCCTATCTCCTGACCAGCCCGGAAAACGCCCGGCGCTTGCGCGACGGGGTGGCGGCCCTGAACCGGGGCGAGGGGCGCCCGCGTGACCTGATCGGCGAATGA
- a CDS encoding Txe/YoeB family addiction module toxin: MTLTFWDKAWDDYLYWQATDKATLRKINALIKECLRHPFEGTGKPEPLKGDLAGFWSRRIDREHRLVYRATAGTLEILQCRYHYGA, encoded by the coding sequence ATGACCCTGACCTTCTGGGACAAAGCCTGGGACGATTACCTCTACTGGCAGGCCACCGACAAGGCGACGCTCCGCAAGATCAACGCGCTGATAAAGGAATGCCTGCGCCACCCGTTCGAAGGCACCGGCAAGCCCGAACCGCTGAAGGGCGATCTGGCGGGTTTCTGGTCGCGCCGGATCGACCGCGAGCACCGCCTCGTCTATCGCGCCACGGCCGGGACGCTCGAAATCCTGCAATGCCGCTACCACTACGGCGCTTGA